The Streptomyces sp. V4I8 genome includes the window CGTCGAGGACATACGGAACATGCGGACAACATGCGGAACATGCCGACCCGGAGGGCAAAAGCCCTGGGCAGCGGTGACCACTCTCCGGCCGTCGGGGGGCCGAGGTCCAAGACTCGAACGCGCGATTCCATGCTGTTTTGGCATAGTGGGCTCGTGGATCTTGTCGCGGCCTGCCGGGCGTTCGTCAGCGTGAGCGAGCACGGCAGCTTCACGGTGGGCGCGGCGGCGGTCCGGACGGCCCAGTCGGTGGTGAGCCGCCGCGTCGCCGCGCTGGAAGCACGCCTCGGTGAACGGCTGCTGGACCGGTCCTCGCGGACGGTGACGCTGACGCCCTTCGGCCGCGACCTGCTGCCGACGGCGAGACAACTCGTGCGGCTCGCCGACCGGTTGGAGCACGAGGCGGAGGCCGCGCGGCGCCGGCCGCTACGGCTCGCCGTCCCCGCCGACTGCCCGACCGCGGCCCTCGCCCGCCTCATCGCGGAGGCGCACGAGCAGGGGGTCCTCCTCGACCCGTTTCCCGCCGGCCCGGCCGAGCGGGCCGACCTCGTGGCGTCGCGGCAGGTGCGTGCGGCGCTGCTCGCGGTGGCTCCCACCGAGGCGACCTGGACGGTTGCGCTGGGCCTGGCGGTCGCGCACGAGCCGGGCGGCAGCGGACCCGTCTATCTGGACACCCTGCGCCACGGCCGCGCCGACCGCGACCGGCGGCCCCGGCGCGTGTGGCTCCAGCCGGAGGACGACGTACCCCACGTCCGGGACCGGCTCGCCCGCCTGCGCGACGCCCTCGGCCTGCGCCCGTCCCAACTGGCCGTCGCCCCGACCGTGGCCTCCGCCGCGGCGAACGCCCTCAGCCACGGCGACGCACTCCTGTGCCCGGCGGCCCAGGCCCGCGAACTCCGCCTCCACTGGCGCCCCGTCGGCGAACTGGGCCCCACCTTCACACGCGGCTTCTCCCTGACCGTGGCGGACGAGACAGACACCGACGCGCTCCGCCTACGCCAGACCTGCGCACCCGCCCTCGCCCGCTGCCTCGCCGCGTCGGCGCCCCCGGAGGCACCCGCCTTCTGGGGCTCCGCACCAGACCCCGCTCCTCAAACGCCGGAGGGGCTGACGTACTCAGCCCGTCCGGCGTTTGAGGACGAGGCCCTTCAGGGCCGAAAGCGGGGGTCTGGGGGCGCAGCCCCCAGGGATGGGACGGGTAGGGGCGGCGGGGGCGAGGAACGCCCGGCATCTCAGCCCGCCCTCACCCAAGACTTCTCCCCCGCCGCCCTCGACCCGCCGGACCCCCCGAAGGCAACCCCATGACCACCACCAACACCGAACAACTCCTCAGCGACCTACGCCGAGACCTGCGCGAAGGCGGCCTGTACGGGTCGTTTCTCGTCCGGGATCTGGAGACGGGTGACGAGATCGGCATCGATCCCGACGTCGAGTTGCCCGTCGCGTCCCTGGTGAAGATCCCGCTCGCGCTGGCGACGCTGGAACGCGTCCGGCGTGGGGAGCTCGACGGCGCCAAGCTGATCGAGGTGCCGCCGGGCCGGGTCACCACGCCCGGTCCGACCGGCGTGAGCCGCTTCCGTCACGCCGCCCACATCGCCGTCGAGGACCTGCTCTACCTCAGCACCTGCATCAGCGACAACAGCGCCGCCGACGCCCTCTTCGACCTCACACCGCCCGAGCAAGTCGGGTCGGTCCTGGCCGAGTTGGGGCTGCGCGGTATCGCCGTACGGCACACCATGCGGGAGCTGATGGAAACCCCGGTGGAGCGTTTCGACCCGGCGGACGTGCACCTCGCGCACGCCCTCGCGATCGACGCCGGCACCCCGGGCCGCGGCCACCGGCTCCCCCAGCTCGACATCTCGCGCGCCAACACCGGCACGGCCCGGGCCTTCGTCGACCTGCTGCAAGCCCTCTGGCGCCCCGGCGCCACCGAGCCCGCG containing:
- a CDS encoding serine hydrolase, producing the protein MTTTNTEQLLSDLRRDLREGGLYGSFLVRDLETGDEIGIDPDVELPVASLVKIPLALATLERVRRGELDGAKLIEVPPGRVTTPGPTGVSRFRHAAHIAVEDLLYLSTCISDNSAADALFDLTPPEQVGSVLAELGLRGIAVRHTMRELMETPVERFDPADVHLAHALAIDAGTPGRGHRLPQLDISRANTGTARAFVDLLQALWRPGATEPAAVHPDVAAQVRGFMANNLVRNRLAPDFDSDASTWSSKTGMLLNLRHEVGVVEHADGQSYAIAVLTESRVAAGRQPGADALMGQVARRLRDELRSRWI